In Bacillota bacterium, one genomic interval encodes:
- a CDS encoding plasmid pRiA4b ORF-3 family protein has product MWRKVALLILAALFSIVVLGGCGKPETARRAGTGRFGDNWRHEVVLEKILPAEEGRRYPVCVAGTRHRPPEDVGGVSGYEEFLRIIRDAGHPEHDDYLVWAEKDTGGRKFDPEYFYINEVNRALAKVT; this is encoded by the coding sequence ATGTGGCGCAAGGTAGCGTTGCTCATCCTGGCGGCGCTCTTCTCTATAGTAGTGCTGGGTGGGTGCGGCAAGCCCGAAACCGCCCGGCGGGCCGGAACAGGCAGATTTGGAGATAACTGGCGGCATGAGGTGGTTCTGGAGAAAATACTGCCGGCCGAAGAAGGACGGCGTTACCCGGTATGCGTCGCCGGCACCCGCCACAGGCCACCGGAGGATGTCGGCGGAGTTTCGGGTTACGAAGAATTTCTGCGCATTATCCGCGATGCCGGGCACCCGGAGCATGACGATTATCTGGTTTGGGCAGAAAAGGACACCGGGGGAAGAAAGTTTGACCCGGAATATTTCTATATCAATGAAGTGAACCGGGCGCTGGCGAAGGTAACCTAA